The Schizosaccharomyces pombe strain 972h- genome assembly, chromosome: I genome contains a region encoding:
- a CDS encoding uncharacterized protein (Schizosaccharomyces pombe specific protein), whose protein sequence is MFFFLVFSACEVFVGFSLCTLVISVPFFFLQMTPFYSILCFLSFFALLLHLPCSIYSHTLHFFHHFTIACYHYSLCLSLVALLLFYTLYPFQSITLPLMPFLEKTESSILTISHVYSPPTIITFDGFKRLLRMHVPFYTLSFDTFSTHTNFFPRHTFPIFIARVSLHFVKQLSLSI, encoded by the coding sequence atgtttttttttcttgtctTTTCTGCGTGTGAAGTGTTTGTGGGGTTTTCACTTTGCACTTTAGTAATTTCtgtaccttttttttttttgcaaatgaCTCCATTCTATTCTATTCTTTGcttcctttctttctttgCCTTACTGCTACATTTGCCGTGCTCTATCTACTCTCACACACTACACTTTTTCCATCATTTTACAATCGCTTGTTATCACTACTCTCTCTGTCTCTCTCTCGTAGCTCTCTTGCTTTTCTACACCCTCTATCCCTTCCAATCCATCACTCTCCCTTTGATGCCATTTTTGGAGAAAACCGAATCGTCCATTTTGACTATATCACATGTTTATTCGCCTCCTACCATTATCACGTTTGATGGCTTCAAACGCTTACTCCGAATGCATGTTCCTTTTTATACTCTAAGCTTTGACACGTTTTCTACTCACACCAACTTTTTCCCCCGTCACACTTTTCCTATATTTATAGCGCGGGTCAGCTTGCACTTCGTAAAGCAGCTCTCTCTTagtatttaa
- the rrp8 gene encoding rRNA methyltransferase Rrp8, translated as MFKVDWDLGPVSKSASDQTKESRKEKKRKKGERKNVGDKGEKLNEKVLKKAKSVTTNNSLKSEIKKEKSVPSIKEKNKGDAKHTKLTSLQQKMKDKLDGANFRWINEQLYTTESDKAVQMFKENPDLFDIYHAGFRYQVEGWPENPVDIFIQHLKIRFEHSNAKKKNNIVIADLGCGEAKIASTFRKSRSLQVHSFDLVAPNEHVVACDIANVPMADETVDIAVFCLSLMGTNWQSFLKEAYRILKVGGLLWVAEIKSRFSDKSGEVFAKELPKLGFETKSIQLQNKMFTLFEFKKVPVHGKCEELPPILSACIYKRR; from the coding sequence ATGTTTAAAGTAGATTGGGACTTAGGTCCAGTAAGTAAAAGCGCATCAGACCAAACGAAAGAAtctagaaaagaaaaaaaaagaaagaaaggtGAGAGAAAGAATGTAGGAGATAAAGGCGAAAAGCTCAAcgaaaaagttttaaaaaaggcaAAGTCGGTTACCACAAACAATTCCCTGAAAAGCgagattaaaaaagaaaaatcagtCCCTTCTattaaagagaaaaacaagGGGGATGCTAAGCATACTAAGTTAACGTCtcttcaacaaaaaatgaaagataaACTAGATGGTGCCAATTTTCGATGGATAAATGAACAATTGTACACTACGGAAAGTGACAAAGCTGTACAAATGTTCAAGGAAAATCCAGATTTGTTTGATATTTATCACGCTGGTTTTCGATATCAAGTTGAAGGTTGGCCGGAAAATCCTGTTgatattttcattcaacATTTAAAGATCAGATTTGAGCATTCAAACgcaaagaagaaaaacaatattgtAATTGCTGACCTCGGTTGCGGAGAAGCTAAAATAGCTTCTACATTTAGAAAATCACGTTCTTTGCAAGTGCACAGCTTTGACCTTGTTGCTCCCAATGAACATGTGGTAGCCTGTGATATTGCGAATGTTCCAATGGCTGACGAAACTGTCGATATTGctgtattttgtttaagtCTTATGGGCACCAATTGGcaatcttttttgaaagaagcTTATCGTATTCTTAAAGTCGGTGGTTTACTTTGGGTTGCTGAAATCAAAAGCAGATTCTCTGATAAGAGTGGAGAAGTTTTTGCTAAAGAACTTCCAAAATTAGGCTTTGAAACTAAGTCCATTCAGcttcaaaacaaaatgtttACTCTGTTTGAGTTCAAAAAAGTACCTGTACACGGGAAATGTGAAGAACTCCCTCCCATATTAAGTGCTTGCATTTACAAAAGAAGATAA
- the spc3 gene encoding signal peptidase subunit Spc3 — translation MIVDTFTNRGSTFFSKLSTVLFFLCAVITFQGVIQRREVELDTPVYVHYAKYRSARFYHAFRNVRQQYAQVKFNMDADLSELWDWNTKHVVVYLVASYSTEKHEKNQVVVWDKILSSPEESKMFMKDTLSNIQAHPFNEYSNQFEGKNATYTLHWTVSPKMGFLSWGAGPGSYEIPFHKIITQPK, via the exons ATGATCGTGGATACATTTACGAATCGTGGCAGTACCTTCTTCAGCAAGCTATCGACGgtgttgttttttttatgtgcTGTTATTACTTTTCAAGGCGTAATTCAGCGTAGAGAAGTGGAGTTAGATACTCCTGTATATGTACATTATGCCAAATA CAGAAGTGCACGATTCTATCACGCTTTTCGCAATGTCCGTCAGCAGTATGCCCAAGTCAAATTCAACATGGACGCTGACCTTTCTGAATTGTGGGATTGGAACACAAAGCACGTAGTGGTGTACTTGGTCGCATCTTATTCCACGGAGAAACAT GAGAAAAACCAGGTTGTGGTTTGGGACAAAATATTGTCATCTCCTGAAGAATCCAAAATGTTTATGAAGGATACGCTTTCAAACATACAGGCACATCCTTTCAATGAGTATAGCAATCAATTCGAGGGAAAGAATGCAACTTATACATTACATTGGACAGTGTCCCCAAAAATGGGATTCTTAAGCTGGGGAGCAGGACCAGGATCGTATgaaattccttttcataAGATTATAACACAGCCgaaatga
- the mud1 gene encoding UBA domain protein Mud1, with amino-acid sequence MNNLTPENIRQTILATPFLLNRIRTEFPQLAAVLNDPNAFATTWQSINASQLLQIPSSTYSMGMPSFSEDDLFDVEVQRRIEEQIRQNAVTENMQSAIENHPEVFGQVYMLFVNVEINGHKVKAFVDSGAQATILSADCAEKCGLTRLLDTRFQGVAKGVGMAKILGCVHSAPLKIGDLYLPCRFTVIEGRDVDMLLGLDMLRRYQACIDLENNVLRIHGKEIPFLGESEIPKLLANVEPSANAHGLGIEPASKASASSPNPQSGTRLGTKESVAPNNEGSSNPPSLVNPPTDPGLNSKIAQLVSMGFDPLEAAQALDAANGDLDVAASFLL; translated from the exons atgaataatttaaCACCAGAAAATATTCGTCAAACGATTTTAGCAACTccttttctattaaatCGAATACGCACAGAGTTTCCTCAACTAGCTGCTGTCCTTAATGATCCCAATGCGTTTGCTACTACATGGCAGTCCATTAATGCTTCTCAATTATTGCAGATTCCTTCTTCTACATATTCGATGGGAATGCCTTCATTTTCT GAAGATGACCTCTTTGATGTTGAAGTCCAACGACGTATTGAAGAGCAGATTCGTCAAAATGCCGTGACCGAGAATATGCAATCGGCAATAGAAAACCATCCTGAAGTGTTTGGTCAAGTTTATATGCTTTTTGTAAACGTTGAGATTAACGGTCATAAGGTGAAAGCATTTGTGGATTCTGGTGCTCAAGCTACCATTTTGTCTGCTGATTGCGCTGAAAAGTGCGGTCTTACCAGGCTTCTTGACACTAGATTTCAAGGTGTCGCTAAGGGCGTAGGAATGGCTAAAATATTAGGTTGTGTTCACAGTGCACCTTTAAAGATTGGCGATTTATATCTTCCATGTCGATTTACTGTTATTGAAGGTCGGGATGTTGATATGCTACTTGGTCTTGATATGTTACGCCGTTATCAAGCTTGTAtagatttagaaaataacGTTCTTCGGATTCatggaaaagaaattccttttcttgGAGAATCTgaaattccaaaattgcTGGCTAATGTGGAGCCATCTGCAAATGCACACGGTTTAGGTATTGAACCTGCAAGTAAGGCGAGCGCTTCTTCACCTAATCCACAAAGTGGCACTCGTCTTGGTACCAAAGAAAGCGTAGCACCCAACAATGAGGGATCTTCCAATCCCCCTTCCTTGGTAAATCCTCCCACTGACCCCGGTTTGAACTCCAAAATTGCACAGCTAGTCAGTATGGGATTTGATCCATTAGAGGCTGCGCAGGCGTTAGACGCTGCGAATGGAGATTTAGATGTAGCTGCTTCTTTTCTCCTTTAA
- the ppt1 gene encoding para-hydroxybenzoate--polyprenyltransferase Ppt1 — MIIKPIASPARYFLRTPSWSAVAIFQAVKIKPLQLRTNSSNSVTPNLISPSKKSWKDLFSKRWQYYAEISRAGSPTGTYLLYSPCTWSILMAAYAYDSSLVNVTKMLALFGVGSFLMRSAGCVINDLWDRELDAKVERSKSRPLASGKLSVRQAISLLSVQLTASLGILLQLNPYTIKLGVASLVPVCIYPAMKRITYYPQVVLGLTFGYGAVMGWPALAGEACMNWSVVAPLYLSTISWIVLYDTIYAHQDKRDDVKANIYSTALRFGDNTKPVLCGLAALQIATLATAGIMNGQGPVFYTLGVAGAAYRLSSMIYKVDLDDPKDCFRWFKRNSNTGYLVAAAIALDWLAKSFIYDS, encoded by the coding sequence ATGATAATTAAGCCTATAGCGTCACCGGCTAGATACTTTCTTAGAACACCAAGCTGGAGTGCTGTCGCAATATTTCAAGCGGTTAAAATCAAGCCTTTACAGCTGAGAACAAATTCGTCAAACTCTGTAACCCCCAACCTGATTTCTCCTAGCAAAAAATCTTGGAaggatttattttctaaaagatGGCAATACTACGCTGAAATTTCACGTGCTGGTTCCCCCACAGGTACTTATCTATTATATAGTCCATGTACATGGTCAATTCTTATGGCCGCTTATGCATACGATAGCAGCCTTGTCAATGTAACGAAAATGCTTGCACTGTTTGGTGTTGGATCATTTCTTATGAGAAGTGCTGGCTGTGTCATCAACGATTTGTGGGATCGTGAATTAGATGCGAAGGTGGAAAGAAGCAAATCCAGACCTCTGGCTAGTGGAAAGCTTTCAGTCCGTCAAGCTATTTCCCTTTTATCTGTTCAGCTAACTGCTAGTCTTGGTATTTTGCTACAATTGAACCCTTACACAATTAAACTAGGTGTTGCTTCACTTGTTCCAGTGTGCATATACCCAGCCATGAAGCGTATCACTTATTATCCTCAAGTAGTATTAGGCTTAACCTTTGGATATGGTGCAGTTATGGGTTGGCCGGCGCTTGCTGGTGAAGCATGTATGAATTGGAGCGTTGTAGCTCCATTGTATTTAAGTACGATTTCTTGGATCGTATTGTATGATACCATTTATGCTCATCAAGATAAAAGAGATGATGTCAAAGCTAATATTTACTCAACGGCTCTTCGATTTGGCGATAATACCAAACCTGTGTTATGTGGACTTGCTGCATTACAAATAGCTACTCTTGCAACGGCAGGGATCATGAACGGTCAAGGTCctgttttttatacattgGGAGTCGCCGGTGCTGCTTATAGACTAAGCAGTATGATATACAAGGTTGACTTGGATGATCCCAAAGATTGCTTTAGATGGTTTAAGAGGAACTCTAACACCGGGTATCTTGTGGCCGCCGCGATAGCCTTAGATTGGTTGGCTAAATCCTTTATTTACGATTCTTAA
- the mug115 gene encoding protein mug115: MRKPCYAVYHPALRLKCLVRKGLGKIKGDTDMCDKQQLKKKEKEKQRAQKVACGPRDPPCTFSRSYTDQKRKEIHLGSTEWGLKESFTLTRGPNRRGNVGKGVKRPMVNKKLGQLELTSLDLRWQKEGKGN; this comes from the coding sequence ATGCGTAAACCATGCTATGCTGTTTACCACCCTGCGCTGCGCTTAAAGTGTCTAGTTCGGAAAGGACTAGGAAAGATTAAGGGGGACACTGACATGTGTGATAAacaacaattaaaaaaaaaagaaaaagaaaaacaacgAGCACAAAAAGTTGCGTGTGGCCCCCGGGATCCCCCTTGTACGTTTTCAAGATCATATACTgatcaaaaaagaaaggaaatcCATCTTGGCAGTACCGAGTGGGGGCTCAAGGAATCATTTACGTTAACGCGTGGTCCAAATAGACGTGGGAACGTGGGCAAAGGGGTCAAACGGCCGATGGTCAACAAGAAGCTCGGGCAGCTAGAGCTAACTTCACTTGACTTGCGTTGGCAAAAGGAAGGAAAAGGTAATTAG
- the esc1 gene encoding transcription factor Esc1 produces MSSYALPSMQPTPTSSIPLRQMSQPTTSAPSNSASSTPYSPQQVPLTHNSYPLSTPSSFQHGQTRLPPINCLAEPFNRPQPWHSNSAAPASSSPTSATLSTAAHPVHTNAAQVAGSSSSYVYSVPPTNSTTSQASAKHSAVPHRSSQFQSTTLTPSTTDSSSTDVSSSDSVSTSASSSNASNTVSVTSPASSSATPLPNQPSQQQFLVSKNDAFTTFVHSVHNTPMQQSMYVPQQQTSHSSGASYQNESANPPVQSPMQYSYSQGQPFSYPQHKNQSFSASPIDPSMSYVYRAPESFSSINANVPYGRNEYLRRVTSLVPNQPEYTGPYTRNPELRTSHKLAERKRRKEIKELFDDLKDALPLDKSTKSSKWGLLTRAIQYIEQLKSEQVALEAYVKSLEENMQSNKEVTKGT; encoded by the coding sequence atGTCTTCATACGCTCTTCCGTCAATGCAACCCACTCCTACTTCTTCCATACCTCTTCGACAGATGTCGCAGCCGACAACCTCGGCACCTTCTAATAGTGCTTCGTCTACCCCTTACTCTCCTCAACAAGTCCCCCTTACTCACAATTCTTATCCTCTTTCAACTCCTTCTTCCTTTCAACATGGTCAGACACGTTTACCCCCGATCAATTGTCTAGCCGAACCTTTCAATCGTCCCCAGCCTTGGCACTCAAACTCCGCTGCACCTGCTTCCTCTTCTCCTACTTCTGCTACTTTATCAACGGCGGCCCATCCAGTCCATACCAATGCAGCTCAAGTCGCCGgttcctcttcttcctaTGTGTATTCGGTACCGCCTACGAACTCTACTACTTCTCAAGCTTCAGCTAAGCATTCCGCGGTACCACACCGGTCTTCTCAATTCCAGTCAACCACTTTGACTCCTTCGACCACtgattcttcttcaacGGATGTTTCTTCCAGTGATTCGGTATCGACATCTGCCTCTAGCTCAAATGCTAGTAATACTGTCTCTGTCACATCTCCTGCTTCTAGTTCTGCTACTCCTTTACCAAATCAACCATCACAGcaacaatttttggtttctaAAAATGATGCGTTTACCACGTTTGTTCATTCAGTTCATAACACTCCAATGCAACAATCCATGTACGTTCCTCAGCAACAAACCTCTCATAGTTCGGGTGCCTCCTATCAGAATGAATCGGCAAATCCCCCTGTGCAATCACCTATGCAGTATTCCTACTCACAGGGTCAGCCCTTTTCGTATCCTCAGCACAAAAACCAAAGTTTTAGTGCTTCTCCAATAGATCCTTCTATGAGTTATGTTTATCGCGCTCCAGAGtcattttcttccatcAATGCTAACGTTCCTTATGGACGAAATGAGTATTTGCGTCGTGTTACTTCTTTAGTTCCTAATCAACCCGAATACACTGGTCCTTACACCCGGAATCCCGAGTTACGTACAAGTCATAAACTTGCCGAACGCAAACGTCgtaaagaaatcaaagaaCTTTTTGATGACTTGAAAGATGCTTTGCCTCTTGATAAAAGTACAAAGTCTTCCAAATGGGGCTTACTTACTCGTGCAATTCAATACATCGAACAATTAAAGTCAGAGCAAGTTGCCTTGGAGGCATACGTCAAAAGTTTGGAGGAGAACATGCAATCTAATAAGGAGGTGACTAAGGGAACGTAG
- the mug64 gene encoding BAR domain-containing protein, whose amino-acid sequence METFKTHITGQFNATVSSITPFAKKTTHYLRTKIGSRVEELSLPEDYVELEQQVDSLKEAYNLVLPIVETVEVDGYDYPTNFRDSITDFGKTVSGKVRNLGNLTPLEQTPLASVGKNLEEKEAAAKPSRTLYNAISRAASEATTKMGAGNPLSSAFGQISVLEEKVGNLQGERDSAISKNFCEQVRAVLYPRFAEAHRVKADVQDKRLQLEMAKLDVESAKPENLEHCKSAVRSAEDELNGAIEHAKILYEQILNKDYNTDLLRSIIKNQLKFHQDAAAALSDITI is encoded by the exons ATGGAGACTTTCAAAACTCACATCACTGGGCAGTTTAATGCTACAGTTTCTTCAATCACGCCCTTCGCTAAG AAAACCACTCATTATTTGCGTACAAAAATTGGATCAAGAGTCGAGGAA ttATCTCTTCCGGAGGATTATGTGGAATTGGAACAACAAGTTGATAGCTTGAAAGAAGCATACAATCTTGTTTTACCTATTGTTGAAACCGTAGAAGTTGATGGATACGATTATCCTACAAATTTCCGCGATTCTATTACGGATTTTGGTAAAACCGTTTCGGGAAAG GTTAGAAATCTCGGAAATTTGACTCCCTTAGAACAAACGCCTTTAGCTTCAGtgggaaaaaatttagaagaaaaagaggcAGCCGCGAAGCCCTCAAGAACTCTTTACAATGCTATTTCCCGTGCTGCTTCAGAAGCTACGACTAAGATGGGGGCTGGAAATCCTCTATCAAGTGCCTTTGGTCAAATCTCCGTTTTAGAGGAAAAAG TTGGAAATTTACAAGGGGAGCGCGATTCAGCTATTAGCAAGAACTTTTGTGAACAAGTTCGTGCAGTCCTTTATCCTCGTTTTGCGGAAGCTCATAGGGTCAAGGCTGACGTACAAGACAAGCGTCTTCAGTTGGAAATGGCCAAGTTGGATGTTGAGTCCGCAAAACCTGAAAATCTTGAGCACTGTAAATCAGCCGTTCGTTCGGCTGAGGATGAATTAAACGGTGCCATTGAACATGCTAAAATACTTTACGAACAAATCCTCAATAAGGATTACAATACCGATTTGCTTCGTagtattataaaaaatcaactaaAATTCCACCAGGATGCAGCAGCAGCTCTATCGGATATAACCATCTAA
- the ema19 gene encoding protein ema19 encodes MKVVSLRRIYSSEIYKLPTTRLHMDTLYYYYFVSHLAAALFVDLPITEWLGGSLSCLSGLRRFYLSTYEDPILLIPAPWKTALFSSELFFQVPFFIWVSLRLRKKARDPVLWVAILIYGVHAFTTTWCCMFELFAEKKWMIMSFYFPYLAIPLWMAIDMGGRLVKSCHAAKSGPSSTITSKSD; translated from the coding sequence ATGAAAGTGGTTTCATTACGCCGCATTTATAGTAGTGAGATATACAAATTGCCAACCACACGCCTTCACATGGATACCTTGTATTACTATTATTTCGTAAGCCATCTAGCTGCAGCATTATTTGTTGATTTACCTATAACTGAATGGCTTGGAGGCTCTTTAAGCTGTCTTTCTGGTTTGCGAcgcttttatttatctaCATATGAAGACCCTATTCTTTTAATCCCTGCGCCTTGGAAAACTGCATTGTTTTCTTCAgaacttttctttcaagttcctttttttatttgggTTTCTCTACGCTTACGAAAGAAAGCGAGGGATCCAGTTTTATGGGTTGCAATTCTCATATACGGGGTGCATGCTTTTACTACGACATGGTGCTGCATGTTCGAGTTAtttgctgaaaaaaaatggatgataatgagtttttattttccttatttGGCCATTCCTTTATGGATGGCAATTGATATGGGTGGCCGATTAGTCAAGTCGTGTCATGCTGCCAAATCAGGTCCTTCCTCTACCATAACCTCAAAGAGTGATTAA
- the alg10 gene encoding dolichyl-phosphate-glucose--glycolipid alpha-glucosyltransferase Alg10: MFLGKAIILILWIFLAFTGLLAIQYYVPNPYLDEIFHIAQAQRFCRKDWDWDPAITTPPGLYLVSVALSPFIGCSNVSLRLINWLVGVIGLPWLINDIVSLLNNRKGDVVTYFAYTLSSLPPLWFFSFLYYTDIGSTFFVLLAYDFALRKSAFSSSVSCFFSLWFRQTNIVWMVFIAVTYFASNMSFFNPHLAEATFADVLLTIISFLGVFLKNLRRFSCPILSYGAVFCSFLAFLLWNGSIVLGDKSHHQASIHLSQINYFLWFFFFFSFPSYIIKYLMSHSRRSKLLSAVFSKKSFLIVSVLLLIAHFNTIFHPFILADNRHYLFYVFNRLFRIWWLKYLGPFSYLILYYFFLDISKLQMTSLTFFLLISTTILTLVPAPLVEFRYFLLPFLFWRFHLPLPSGRECLMEYALHMVINSVTLYIFLFRTFIWPSEPNALQRFMW, translated from the exons ATGTTTCTTGGAAAAGCTATAATTCTAATACTATGGATTTTTCTAGCTTTTACAGGTCTTCTAGCTATACAATACTATGTTCCTAATCCTTACTTGGATGAAATATTCCATATTGCACAAGCTCAACGCTTTTGTAGAAAAGATTGGGATTGGGATCCGGCGATTACTACACCTCCTGGTTTATACTTGGTTTCAGTCGCACTCAGCCCATTTATAGGCTGCAGCAATGTATCTCTGAGGTTAATAAACTGGCTTGTAGGCGTAATTGGACTGCCATGGCTTATAAACGATATCGTTTCTCTTTTGAATAATAGGAAAGGAGATGTTGTTACCTATTTCGCTTATACGTTATCGTCATTACCTCCTTTATGgtttttctcatttttataCTACACTGATATTGGTAGTACTTTTTTCGTCCTTCTTGCTTATGACTTTGCTCTCCGAAAGTCTGCTTTTTCAAGCTCTGtgtcttgttttttttctctatgGTTTCGACAGACAAATATCGTTTGGATGGTCTTTATTGCAGTTACATATTTTGCTAGCAATATGTCTTTCTTCAATCCCCACTTAGCTGAAGCAACTTTTGCTGATGTTCTTCTTACTATAATTTCATTCTTAGGGgtttttcttaaaaatttaagaagATTTTCGTGCCCAATTCTATCCTATGGTGCAGTATTTTGTTCCTTCCTTGCATTTTTGCTTTGGAATGGCAGTATTGTCTTAGGCGACAAATCTCATCATCAAGCAAGCATTCATTTATCTCAAATAAATTACTTTCTGtggtttttctttttcttttcttttccctcttatattataaaatatctAATGTCCCATTCTCGACGCTCCAAACTTTTGTCCGCAgtcttttctaaaaaatcttttttgatCGTTTCTGTGCTTTTGTTGATAGCGCATTTTAATAC AATTTTCCATCCATTTATTTTAGCAGACAACAGgcattatttattttacgtTTTCAACAGACTTTTTCGAATTTGGTGGTTAAAATATTTAGGCccattttcttatttaattttatactacttttttttggatataTCCAAATTGCAAATGACCTCGCTCACGTTCTTTTTACTGATTTCAACAACAATCCTTACATTGGTACCGGCACCTTTAGTAGAATTTCGGTATTTCCTTTTACCCTTCCTTTTCTGGCgttttcatcttcctcttccGTCGGGGAGGGAATGTTTAATGGAATATGCTTTGCATATGGTCATTAATTCTGTCACcttgtatatatttttatttcgaACATTTATATGGCCATCCGAGCCAAATGCTCTTCAAAGGTTTATGTGGTAA
- the met9 gene encoding methylenetetrahydrofolate reductase Met9, whose product MKISDKLLHPDWKEKVTYSYEFFPPKTSTGVQNLYNRIDRMKTWGRPMFVDVTWGAGGTSSELTPGIVNVIQTDFEVDTCMHLTCTNMSTEMIDAALKRAHETGCRNILALRGDPVKDTDWTEGESGFRYASDLVRYIRTHYNDEFCIGVAGYPEGYSPDDDIDESIKHLKLKVDEGADFIVTQMFYDVDNFIAWVDKVRAAGINIPIFPGIMPIQAWDSFIRRAKWSGVKIPQHFMDTLVPVKDDDEGVRERGVELIVEMCRKLIASGITRLHFYTMNLEKAVKMIIERLGLLDENLAPIVDTNNVELTNASSQDRRINEGVRPIFWRTRNESYVSRTDQWDELPHGRWGDSRSPAFGEFDAIRYGLRMSPKEITTSWGSPKSYSEIGDLFARYCEKKISSLPWSDLPISDEADLIRDQLLSMNRNAFLTINSQPALNGEKSSHPVFGWGPPNGYVFQKPYVEFFVHPSLLNELKETVKKLNSVSYFVTNKNGDLDTNSQYEIPNAVTWGVFPNREIIQPTIVESTSFLAWKDEAYSLGMEWANAYSPDSISRKLLVSMMKEWFLCVIVDNDFQNGQSLFDVFNKMRSLKDIHPELYYANAS is encoded by the coding sequence atgaaaataagtGACAAATTACTTCACCCGGATTGGAAGGAAAAAGTTACTTACagttatgaattttttcctCCAAAAACGAGCACTGGTGTCCAAAATCTTTACAATCGTATAGATCGCATGAAGACTTGGGGTCGTCCCATGTTTGTCGATGTGACTTGGGGTGCTGGTGGTACTTCTTCAGAACTGACTCCTGGAATCGTTAATGTAATTCAAACAGATTTTGAAGTGGATACTTGCATGCATTTGACTTGTACGAACATGTCCACAGAAATGATTGACGCAGCTTTGAAACGGGCTCATGAAACAGGGTGTCGTAACATATTGGCCCTTAGAGGTGATCCTGTTAAAGATACAGACTGGACTGAAGGCGAAAGTGGATTCCGGTATGCTTCAGACTTAGTTAGATATATTCGCACACATTATAATGATGAATTCTGTATTGGTGTAGCTGGCTATCCAGAAGGATATTCACCAGATGATGACATTGATGAAAGCATAAAGCATCTGAAATTAAAAGTCGATGAAGGTGCTGATTTTATCGTTACTCAAATGTTTTATGATGTAGACAATTTTATCGCATGGGTCGATAAAGTGCGTGCAGCAGGAATAAATATCCCTATATTTCCGGGCATTATGCCTATTCAGGCATGGGATTCCTTTATTCGGAGAGCGAAATGGAGCGGTGTTAAAATTCCCCAGCATTTTATGGATACTCTAGTCCCAGTTAAAGACGATGATGAAGGAGTCCGTGAGCGTGGTGTTGAGCTCATAGTCGAAATGTGCCGTAAGCTTATAGCTAGTGGCATTACGAGACTTCATTTTTACACTATGAATTTAGAAAAGGCCGTTAAAATGATTATTGAACGATTAGGTTTATTAGATGAAAACTTGGCTCCTATAGTGGATACTAATAACGTCGAGTTAACCAATGCTTCCAGTCAAGATCGTCGGATAAATGAAGGTGTACGGCCCATTTTCTGGCGCACTCGTAATGAAAGTTATGTCTCGCGTACTGATCAGTGGGACGAATTACCGCATGGTCGTTGGGGTGACTCTCGTAGCCCTGCTTTTGGCGAATTTGATGCTATTAGATATGGTCTTCGTATGTCTCCCAAGGAGATCACAACATCGTGGGGGTCTCCTAAATCTTACTCGGAAATCGGCGATTTGTTTGCCAGGTACtgtgaaaaaaagattagCTCCCTCCCTTGGAGTGATCTTCCCATATCCGATGAAGCCGACTTGATTCGGGATCAACTTCTAAGTATGAATAGAAACGCTTTCCTTACTATAAATTCTCAACCTGCTCTTAACGGCGAAAAGAGTTCACATCCTGTTTTTGGATGGGGACCACCTAATGGTTatgttttccaaaaacCATACGTTGAGTTTTTCGTTCACCCCTCACTCTTGAATGAACTCAAAGAAACCGTTAAAAAGCTTAATTCAGTTTCCTACTTTGTTACAAACAAGAATGGAGACTTGGATACCAACTCACAATATGAGATTCCAAATGCGGTTACATGGGGTGTTTTCCCTAATCGTGAGATTATCCAACCTACTATTGTCGAGTCAACCTCTTTTCTTGCTTGGAAAGATGAAGCCTATTCATTGGGCATGGAATGGGCTAATGCATATAGCCCTGATTCAATTTCTCGTAAACTTTTGGTTTCTATGATGAAGGAATGGTTCCTTTGTGTCATAGTTGATAacgattttcaaaatgggCAATCTTTGTTTGAtgtttttaacaaaatgaGATCTTTAAAAGACATCCATCCTGAGCTATATTATGCAAATGCATCATAA